Proteins encoded in a region of the Oncorhynchus gorbuscha isolate QuinsamMale2020 ecotype Even-year linkage group LG16, OgorEven_v1.0, whole genome shotgun sequence genome:
- the LOC124000517 gene encoding brain-specific homeobox/POU domain protein 3-like: protein MMSMNSKQPFSMHPILHEPKYTPLQSSSEAIRRACMPTHSLQGNIFAGFDETLLQRAEALAAVDIAKSHPYKPDATYHTMTTMTSMTCTPTSSSAHLHHPSVLTSHHHHHPHHQGSQGLDGDLLDHLTPGMSISLGGMPGSDVCSTASHPHAHMSAINHMQHHHHHQQAMNMHPHSMGSHTSLGGGGDSEPDPRELESFAERFKQRRIKLGVTQADVGSALANLKIPGVGCLSQSTICRFESLTLSHNNMVALKPILEAWLEEAERAQREKMTKPEIFNGGDKKRKRTSIAAPEKRSLEAYFAVQPRPSSEKIAAIAEKLDLKKNVVRVWFCNQRQKQKRMKFSATH from the exons ATGATGTCTATGAACAGCAAACAACCTTTCAGTATGCATCCCATACTGCACGAGCCCAAATACACCCCTCTTCAATCGAGCTCGGAGGCCATCCGGAGGGCATGCATGCCCACTCACTCG CTGCAGGGCAACATCTTTGCTGGCTTTGATGAGACTTTACTGCAGAGGGCTGAAGCGCTGGCAGCGGTGGATATCGCAAAGAGCCATCCTTACAAGCCAGACGCGACTTACCACACCATGACCACCATGACCAGCATGACATGTACCCCCACCTCGTCCTCGGCCCACCTCCATCACCCATCCGTGCTCACCtcgcaccaccaccaccacccacatcACCAGGGCTCTCAGGGCCTGGATGGCGACCTTCTGGACCACCTGACCCCCGGCATGTCCATCTCCCTGGGAGGAATGCCCGGCTCTGACGTCTGCTCCACGGCCTCCCATCCGCACGCCCACATGTCCGCAATCAACCACATgcaacaccaccatcatcaccaacaggcCATGAAcatgcacccccacagcatgggTTCGCACACCTCACTGGGCGGCGGGGGGGACTCAGAGCCAGACCCCAGGGAGCTGGAGTCCTTCGCAGAGCGGTTCAAGCAGAGGCGGATCAAGCTTGGGGTGACGCAGGCGGATGTGGGCTCGGCCCTGGCGAACCTTAAAATCCCCGGGGTTGGTTGCCTCAGTCAGAGCACGATTTGCCGGTTCGAGTCCCTCACCTTGTCTCATAATAACATGGTGGCCCTAAAACCCATCCTGGAAGCTTGgctggaggaggcagagagggcgCAGCGGGAGAAAATGACCAAGCCGGAGATTTTCAACGGAGGAGACAAGAAGAGAAAACGTACCTCCATCGCTGCTCCGGAGAAGCGCTCTTTAGAGGCATATTTCGCTGTGCAGCCAAGGCCCTCGTCAGAGAAGATTGCAGCGATAGCCGAGAAACTGGACCTCAAAAAGAACGTGGTCAGGGTGTGGTTTTGCAATCAAAGGCAAAAGCAGAAAAGGATGAAGTTCTCTGCAACGCACTAG